In Drosophila yakuba strain Tai18E2 chromosome X, Prin_Dyak_Tai18E2_2.1, whole genome shotgun sequence, a single genomic region encodes these proteins:
- the LOC6523923 gene encoding protein sym1 isoform X3, translating into MAGPLLWQNFKVLVTRYPIMRGMISYSLIWPTGSLIQQTVEGRRWGTYDWWRVFRFSMYGGLFVAPTLYGWVKVSDRLPLACPFRSNPNALQISSAMWPQTSLRTGVIKAAVETISYTPGAMTCFYFIMSLLESKTVEEAVAEVGKKFLPTYKVALSVWPLVATINFTLIPERNRVPFISACSLCWTCFLAYMKHLEHHEVDGAI; encoded by the exons ATGGCGGGCCCACTCTTGTGGCAAAACTTCAAGGTGCTCGTCACCCGGTACCCGATAATGCGCGGCATGATATCGTACAGCCTGATCTGGCCCACGGGCAGCCTCATCCAGCAAACAGTTGAGGGAAGGCGCTGGG GCACCTACGACTGGTGGCGCGTGTTCCGGTTCAGCATGTACGGTGGCCTGTTCGTTGCTCCTACACTATACGGATGGGTCAAGGTTAGTGACCGCTTACCGCTTGCATGCCCGTTTCGATCCAATCCCAATGCTCTGCAGATTTCCAGCGCCATGTGGCCGCAGACATCGTTGAGGACGGGGGTCATCAAGGCGGCGGTGGAGACGATCTCGTACACCCCCGGCGCGATGACCTGCTTCTACTTTATCATGAGCCTCCTGGAGTCCAAGACGGTGGAGGAGGCGGTCGCCGAGGTCGGCAAGAAGTTCCTGCCCACGTACAAGGTGGCTCTATCCGTGTGGCCACTGGTGGCCACCATCAACTTTACTCTGATCCCCGAGCGCAACCGGGTGCCTTTCATCAGCGCGTGCAGCCTGTGCTGGACCTGCTTCCTGGCCTACATGAAGCACCTGGAGCACCACGAGGTGGACGGGGCCATTTGA
- the LOC6523923 gene encoding protein sym1 isoform X4 translates to MAGPLLWQNFKVLVTRYPIMRGMISYSLIWPTGSLIQQTVEGRRWGTYDWWRVFRFSMYGGLFVAPTLYGWVKISSAMWPQTSLRTGVIKAAVETISYTPGAMTCFYFIMSLLESKTVEEAVAEVGKKFLPTYKVALSVWPLVATINFTLIPERNRVPFISACSLCWTCFLAYMKHLEHHEVDGAI, encoded by the exons ATGGCGGGCCCACTCTTGTGGCAAAACTTCAAGGTGCTCGTCACCCGGTACCCGATAATGCGCGGCATGATATCGTACAGCCTGATCTGGCCCACGGGCAGCCTCATCCAGCAAACAGTTGAGGGAAGGCGCTGGG GCACCTACGACTGGTGGCGCGTGTTCCGGTTCAGCATGTACGGTGGCCTGTTCGTTGCTCCTACACTATACGGATGGGTCAAG ATTTCCAGCGCCATGTGGCCGCAGACATCGTTGAGGACGGGGGTCATCAAGGCGGCGGTGGAGACGATCTCGTACACCCCCGGCGCGATGACCTGCTTCTACTTTATCATGAGCCTCCTGGAGTCCAAGACGGTGGAGGAGGCGGTCGCCGAGGTCGGCAAGAAGTTCCTGCCCACGTACAAGGTGGCTCTATCCGTGTGGCCACTGGTGGCCACCATCAACTTTACTCTGATCCCCGAGCGCAACCGGGTGCCTTTCATCAGCGCGTGCAGCCTGTGCTGGACCTGCTTCCTGGCCTACATGAAGCACCTGGAGCACCACGAGGTGGACGGGGCCATTTGA
- the LOC6523923 gene encoding protein sym1 isoform X2 — MAGPLLWQNFKVLVTRYPIMRGMISYSLIWPTGSLIQQTVEGRRWGESANFRAASSSAHLHFHPTGTYDWWRVFRFSMYGGLFVAPTLYGWVKISSAMWPQTSLRTGVIKAAVETISYTPGAMTCFYFIMSLLESKTVEEAVAEVGKKFLPTYKVALSVWPLVATINFTLIPERNRVPFISACSLCWTCFLAYMKHLEHHEVDGAI; from the exons ATGGCGGGCCCACTCTTGTGGCAAAACTTCAAGGTGCTCGTCACCCGGTACCCGATAATGCGCGGCATGATATCGTACAGCCTGATCTGGCCCACGGGCAGCCTCATCCAGCAAACAGTTGAGGGAAGGCGCTGGGGTGAGTCGGCAAACTTTCGAGCAGCTAGCTCTTCTGCTCATCTTCATTTTCATCCTACAGGCACCTACGACTGGTGGCGCGTGTTCCGGTTCAGCATGTACGGTGGCCTGTTCGTTGCTCCTACACTATACGGATGGGTCAAG ATTTCCAGCGCCATGTGGCCGCAGACATCGTTGAGGACGGGGGTCATCAAGGCGGCGGTGGAGACGATCTCGTACACCCCCGGCGCGATGACCTGCTTCTACTTTATCATGAGCCTCCTGGAGTCCAAGACGGTGGAGGAGGCGGTCGCCGAGGTCGGCAAGAAGTTCCTGCCCACGTACAAGGTGGCTCTATCCGTGTGGCCACTGGTGGCCACCATCAACTTTACTCTGATCCCCGAGCGCAACCGGGTGCCTTTCATCAGCGCGTGCAGCCTGTGCTGGACCTGCTTCCTGGCCTACATGAAGCACCTGGAGCACCACGAGGTGGACGGGGCCATTTGA
- the LOC6523927 gene encoding uncharacterized protein LOC6523927 isoform X2, with the protein MAMDNANSTFDKSEFDWDAINVGDYQLDHSQNFFARANKENNRGLSNVNPLQLCPTPQKICREQRDGDFGGKLVCAEDLIKESPKYVIEAPKDAPTIESKLEPQDMPKVEPKAELPVEYDPEPQDDAKPIVPLNWGTNGDDDEKHMTEADQHLIHQDARHPAVGGKLRLEWSPLSHRELEGAGASAASATTTAPKAYQFKDVYESKRQQLMRRRSEEESKARQFHSRPMPNFRAMHKRMGELAVIHKITIPRTPETLKHSQMNAERRREDDQARLHAVGTRSKPFHLRSEQRVRDRREFDAAVQASLEQKKKEQDEQRKRCEQEEIKELRKMTAFKARPNPFK; encoded by the exons ATGGCCATGGACAACGCGAACTCAACTTTTGACAAGTCGGAGTTCGACTGGGACGCCATCAACGTGGGTGACTACCAGTTGGATCACTCCCAGAACTTTTTCG CACGCGCCAACAAGGAGAACAACAGGGGCCTCAGCAATGTAAACCCCCTCCAGCTATGCCCCACGCCGCAGAAGATCTGCCGGGAACAGCGCGATGGTGACTTCGGTGGCAAGCTGGTTTGTGCTGAGGATCTCATAAAGGAGTCCCCTAAATACGTAATAGAAGCGCCCAAAGATGCGCCCACAATCGAATCCAAATTGGAGCCCCAAGATATGCCAAAAGTCGAGCCCAAAGCAGAGCTCCCAGTTGAGTACGACCCAGAGCCACAGGATGACGCCAAACCAATTGTTCCGCTCAACTGGGGCACGAATGGGGACGATGATGAGAAGCACATGACGGAGGCCGACCAGCACTTGATCCACCAGGATGCCCGTCATCCAGCCGTCGGGGGCAAGCTGCGTCTAGAGTGGTCGCCCCTAAGCCACCGCGAGCTCGAGGGAGCCGGCGCCTCTGCCGCATCCGCCACAACTACCGCCCCCAAGGCATACCAATTCAAGGACGTGTATGAGAGCAAGCGGCAGCAGTTGATGCGCAGGCGCAGCGAGGAGGAAAGCAAGGCGCGCCAGTTCCACAGCCGACCCATGCCCAACTTCAGGGCCATGCACAAGCGCATGGGCGAGCTGGCGGTCATCCACAAAATCACAATTCCACGGACGCCCGAGACGCTTAAGCACAGCCAGATGAACGCGGAGCGGCGTCGCGAGGACGACCAGGCGCGACTGCACGCAGTCGGCACCCGATCCAAACCATTCCATCTGCGCAGCGAGCAGCGCGTGCGCGACCGGCGCGAGTTCGACGCCGCCGTGCAGGCCAGCctggagcagaagaagaaggag
- the LOC6523924 gene encoding uncharacterized protein LOC6523924, with protein MRELNKQQSQDTTDSGVEKGDYPRATNGVVFGAIVTFASFFVLMMSFCSPYWIESYEETLASFKNMGLWQYCFKDFVYPKYAFLKHFNGCHNIFSHEYYVIREYLLPGWLMAVQGFVTMSFIIVFLVLALLSLTIIRLPLKAVLQYEWLLVRLSYLGTAISSLFMFLAVCIFGGCAYRRDWMMYPKFNVLGWSYALAVVTFMLLGLAALILQREARQAYDARGEQKNLVMQMEMQEPGYQPPRHHHSQSRSLQGYI; from the exons ATGCGCGAACTCAACAAGCAGCAGTCGCAGGACACCACGGACTCGGGAGTCGAAAAGGGCGACTACCCGCGAGCCACCA ATGGCGTAGTCTTCGGCGCCATTGTCACATTCGCCAGCTTCTTCGTGCTGATGATGTCCTTCTGCTCACCGTACTGGATCGAGTCCTACGAGGAGACGCTGGCCAGCTTTAAGAACATGGGTCTGTGGCAGTACTGCTTCAAGGACTTCGTGTACCCCAAGTACGCGTTCCTCAAGCACTTCAACGGCTGCCACAACATTTTCTCACAC GAATACTACGTTATCCGTGAGTATCTGCTGCCCGGTTGGCTCATGGCGGTGCAGGGCTTCGTGACCATGTCTTTCATCATCGTCTTCCTTGTGCTGGCTCTGCTCTCGCTTACCATCATCCGACTGCCGCTTAAGGCCGTTCTGCAGTACGAGTGGCTGCTCGTACGCCTCTCCTACTTGGGCACCGCCATCTCCT CGCTGTTCATGTTTCTGGCCGTGTGCATCTTCGGGGGCTGCGCCTACCGTCGCGACTGGATGATGTACCCCAAGTTCAATGTGCTGGGCTGGTCCTACGCCCTGGCCGTTGTCACCTTCATGCTGCTTGGTCTAGCCGCTCTGATCCTCCAGCGCGAGGCCCGACAAGCTTACGACGCCCGCGGCGAGCAGAAGAACCTGGTCATGCAAATGGAGATGCAGGAGCCGGGCTACCAACCGCCGCGTCACCACCACAGCCAGTCGCGCAGCCTGCAGGGCTACATATAA
- the LOC6523926 gene encoding ras-related protein Rab-27A isoform X2: MRAAPPEPLQLAGFGEQFLVLGDSGVGKTCLLYQYTDGRFHTQFISTVGIDFREKRLLYNSRGRRHRIHLQIWDTAGQERFRSLTTAFYRDAMGFLLIFDLTSEKSFLETANWLSQLRTHAYSEDPDVVLCGNKCDLLQLRVVSRDQVAALCRRYRLPYIETSACTGANVKEAVELLVGRVMERIENAACNREFSLLLTQSRCLPNIAYGQPEDLVRLHDRREEPCSRRNCRNC; the protein is encoded by the exons ATGCGTGCCGCGCCTCCTGAGCCTCTGCAATTAGCCGGATTCGGTGAACAG TTCCTCGTCCTCGGCGACTCCGGCGTGGGCAAGACCTGCCTCCTCTACCAGTACACGGATGGCCGGTTCCACACCCAGTTCATCTCCACCGTGGGCATCGACTTCCGCGAGAAGCGGCTG TTGTACAACTCCCGCGGACGTCGCCACCGCATCCACCTGCAGATCTGGGACACCGCCGGACAGGAGCGCTTCCGGTCGCTAACCACGGCGTTCTACCGCGACGCCATGGGCTTCCTGCTCATCTTCGACCTGACCAGCGAGAAGAGCTTCCTGGAGACGGCCAACTGGCTCTCTCAGCTGCGGACGCACGCCTACTCGGAGGACCCGGACGTGGTGCTCTGCGGCAACAAGTGCGacctgctgcagctgcgcGTGGTGAGTCGCGACCAGGTGGCGGCCCTCTGCCGCCGCTACCGGCTGCCGTACATCGAGACGAGCGCCTGCACCGGGGCCAACGTCAAGGAGGCCGTGGAGCTGCTGGTGGGCCGCGTCATGGAGCGGATCGAGAACGCGGCCTGCAACCGCGAGTTCTCCCTGCTGCTGACCCAGTCGCGCTGCCTGCCGAACATCGCCTACGGCCAGCCGGAGGACCTGGTGCGCCTGCACGACCGGCGGGAGGAGCCCTGCTCGCGGCGCAACTGTCGCAACTGCTAG
- the LOC6523920 gene encoding GDP-fucose protein O-fucosyltransferase 2: MRGSWPRLGLPALLLLLHLLTVADANFRNGTARPANGASRGSSATCAKRVLQEILPLPETCPPEVLGLRGTVYILYDVNISEGFNLRRDVYIRVAVFVRRLQRRRRFRQVRLVLPPWPRLYHWHSQGLQQAGLPWSHFFDLDSLRRYAPVLDYDEFLAEQRIFGNPGAPLVHVAHAFRLQHYEVMLEQGIFRDKFERVTDKPCSEGSLSGGPLLQQAELRVGRFHCVRFQGSAGLLEKLLREAIAEDTAGPEDADDMRTYALLSAETVLHDHWGDEHFWQARRSMRFARRLDQVAADFRLHALATTDASVGVQRPALWELERPKRDAKGGDYLCAHLRRGDFVRAREATTPTLKAAAQQIKQLLRAFNMTTVFLATDATPYELMELKELFYRFRLVHFAPESNAQRRALKDGGVAVVDQLVCAYARYFVGTYESTFTYRIYEEREILGFNQASTFNTFCKALGGSCSRNAVWPIVWADGDNDSGEDSDPY; encoded by the coding sequence ATGCGAGGGAGCTGGCCCAGGCTTGGACTCCCggcgctgctcctgctcctccacctgCTGACGGTCGCGGACGCCAACTTCCGGAACGGGACTGCAAGGCCAGCGAATGGCGCTTCCCGGGGAAGCAGCGCCACCTGCGCCAAAAGGGTCCTGCAGGAGATCCTGCCACTGCCAGAGACTTGCCCGCCCGAGGTGCTCGGCCTGAGGGGCACCGTGTATATCCTCTACGACGTCAACATCTCCGAAGGCTTCAACCTGCGCCGAGACGTCTACATTCGCGTGGCGGTGTTCGTGCGCCGGCTGCAGAGAAGGAGGCGTTTCCGCCAGGTGCGCCTTGTGCTGCCGCCGTGGCCTCGCCTCTACCACTGGCACTCGCAGGGCCTGCAGCAGGCTGGACTGCCCTGGAGCCACTTCTTCGACTTGGACAGTCTGCGCCGATACGCGCCCGTTCTGGACTACGACGAATTCCTGGCCGAGCAGCGCATATTCGGCAATCCTGGCGCACCCCTGGTCCATGTGGCGCACGCTTTCCGGCTGCAGCACTACGAGGTCATGCTGGAACAGGGCATCTTTCGGGACAAGTTCGAGCGCGTCACTGACAAGCCGTGCAGCGAGGGATCCCTGTCGGGAGGACCACTGCTGCAGCAGGCGGAGCTGCGCGTGGGGCGCTTCCACTGTGTTCGGTTTCAGGGCAGCGCCGGATTGCTGGAGAAGTTGCTTCGCGAGGCGATCGCCGAGGACACGGCGGGACCGGAGGACGCCGACGACATGCGCACGTACGCCTTGCTCAGCGCCGAGACCGTGCTCCACGACCACTGGGGTGACGAGCACTTTTGGCAAGCCCGCCGTTCCATGCGTTTCGCTCGGCGGCTCGATCAGGTGGCCGCCGACTTCCGGCTGCATGCCCTGGCCACCACAGACGCTTCGGTCGGAGTCCAGCGGCCCGCCTTGTGGGAGCTGGAGCGGCCGAAGCGCGACGCCAAGGGCGGCGATTACCTGTGCGCCCACCTAAGACGGGGCGACTTTGTGCGCGCGCGGGAGGCCACCACTCCCACCCTGAAAGCGGCTGCGCAGCAGATCAAGCAGCTGCTGCGTGCGTTCAACATGACCACCGTGTTCCTGGCCACTGACGCCACGCCCTACGAACTGATGGAGCTGAAGGAGCTCTTCTACCGCTTCCGTCTCGTTCACTTCGCGCCGGAGTCGAACGCCCAACGGAGGGCGCTGAAGGATGGGGGCGTGGCGGTGGTGGATCAACTGGTCTGCGCCTATGCCCGCTACTTTGTGGGCACCTACGAGAGCACCTTTACGTACCGCATCTACGAGGAGCGCGAAATCCTCGGCTTCAACCAGGCCAGCACCTTTAACACGTTCTGCAAGGCCCTGGGCGGAAGCTGCTCCCGCAACGCCGTGTGGCCCATTGTGTGGGCGGATGGCGACAACGATAGCGGGGAGGATTCCGACCCGTACTGA
- the LOC6523926 gene encoding ras-related protein Rab-27A isoform X1 — MTGANIDYDYLLKFLVLGDSGVGKTCLLYQYTDGRFHTQFISTVGIDFREKRLLYNSRGRRHRIHLQIWDTAGQERFRSLTTAFYRDAMGFLLIFDLTSEKSFLETANWLSQLRTHAYSEDPDVVLCGNKCDLLQLRVVSRDQVAALCRRYRLPYIETSACTGANVKEAVELLVGRVMERIENAACNREFSLLLTQSRCLPNIAYGQPEDLVRLHDRREEPCSRRNCRNC, encoded by the exons ATGACGGGCGCCAACATCGACTACGACTACCTGCTCAAGTTCCTCGTCCTCGGCGACTCCGGCGTGGGCAAGACCTGCCTCCTCTACCAGTACACGGATGGCCGGTTCCACACCCAGTTCATCTCCACCGTGGGCATCGACTTCCGCGAGAAGCGGCTG TTGTACAACTCCCGCGGACGTCGCCACCGCATCCACCTGCAGATCTGGGACACCGCCGGACAGGAGCGCTTCCGGTCGCTAACCACGGCGTTCTACCGCGACGCCATGGGCTTCCTGCTCATCTTCGACCTGACCAGCGAGAAGAGCTTCCTGGAGACGGCCAACTGGCTCTCTCAGCTGCGGACGCACGCCTACTCGGAGGACCCGGACGTGGTGCTCTGCGGCAACAAGTGCGacctgctgcagctgcgcGTGGTGAGTCGCGACCAGGTGGCGGCCCTCTGCCGCCGCTACCGGCTGCCGTACATCGAGACGAGCGCCTGCACCGGGGCCAACGTCAAGGAGGCCGTGGAGCTGCTGGTGGGCCGCGTCATGGAGCGGATCGAGAACGCGGCCTGCAACCGCGAGTTCTCCCTGCTGCTGACCCAGTCGCGCTGCCTGCCGAACATCGCCTACGGCCAGCCGGAGGACCTGGTGCGCCTGCACGACCGGCGGGAGGAGCCCTGCTCGCGGCGCAACTGTCGCAACTGCTAG
- the LOC6523922 gene encoding trypsin-1 produces MAALARLALLYMATWFLAGASAEDGKIVNGTAAGPGEFPFVVSLRRAKSGRHSCGATLLNPYWVLTAAHCVHSSSPEQIDVQYGSQMLARNSSQVARVAAIFVHPGYKPEDKYVNDIALLQLAQSVALSKVVQPVRLPEPRQVTPGNASAVLAGWGLNATGGVVQQHLQKVKLQVFSDTECSERHQTQLHDSQICAGLPEGGKGQCSGDSGGPLLLYGSDTQVGIVSWSIKPCARPPFPGVFTEVSAYVDWIVETVNSCSPSTTLWVGQLIVGRSPPNLNS; encoded by the exons ATGGCTGCGCTCGCAAGGCTCGCACTGCTTTACATGGCAACCTGGTTTCTTGCTGGAGCCTCCGCGGAGGATGGAAAAATCGTCAACGGCACTGCAGCTGGCCCGGGGGAGTTTCCCTTTGTAGTCTCGCTGCGCCGGGCGAAGAGCGGCCGTCACTCCTGCGGCGCTACGCTGCTCAACCCGTACTGGGTCCTGACAGCCGCCCACTGCGTGCACAGCTCCTCGCCCGAGCAGATTGACGTGCAGTACGGCAGCCAGATGCTGGCGCGAAACTCCAGCCAGGTGGCACGAGTGGCCGCCATCTTCGTCCATCCAGGCTACAAGCCGGAGGACAAGTACGTCAACGACATCGCCTTGCTGCAGCTGGCGCAGTCGGTCGCTTTGAGCAAGGTTGTCCAGCCGGTGCGTCTACCGGAGCCTCGGCAAGTTACGCCCGGAAACGCCAGTGCCGTCCTCGCGGGCTGGGGATTGAATGCG ACGGGCGGCGTGGTCCAGCAGCATCTGCAGAAGGTCAAACTGCAAGTGTTCAGCGATACGGAGTGCAGCGAGCGCCATCAGACGCAGCTGCACGATAGCCAGATCTGTGCGGGATTGCCCGAAGGTGGAAAGGGCCAGTGCAGCGGCGACTCCGGCGGACCGCTGCTCCTTTATGGCTCCGACACTCAGGTGGGTATTGTTTCTTGGAGCATCAAGCCCTGCGCTCGACCTCCGTTCCCGGGCGTCTTTACCGAGGTGTCGGCCTACGTGGACTGGATTGTGGAGACGGTGAATAGCTGCTCGCCCTCGACTACGCTTTGGGTGGGCCAGCTGATTGTGGGACGATCGCCACCTAACCTAAACAGCTAA
- the LOC6523925 gene encoding trypsin alpha-3 encodes MTLRCLLGCSYLLFWLLLSCAAEELRLQENQQPRIINGSVARADETRHLVSIRLLRHDNNFGSGHICGGALIAPRKVLTAAHCLYNNQRKRFRRASEFVVVLGTLNRFEQRNGTIVSQVSSMAYMHTFSPDSMRDDVGILFLRTGLPMSSAGVHLTVAPIQLAGQVTPPGKLCQVAGWGRTEQSSLSNILLTANVSTIRHQTCRMIYRSGLLPGMMCAGRLQGGTDSCQGDSGGPLVHEGRLVGVVSWGYGCAEPGLPGVYVDVEYYRQWIEGRSAAPYSRVAPGLLLPLLMWYSVSWL; translated from the exons ATGACTCTGCGTTGCCTGCTCGGCTGCAGCTACCTTCTGTTCTGGCTCCTCCTCTCCTGCGCGGCGGAGGAGCTCAGGCTACAGGAGAACCAGCAGCCGCGCATCATCAATGGAAGCGTGGCCAGGGCGGACGAGACGCGCCACCTGGTCTCCATCCGCCTCCTGCGGCACGACAACAACTTCGGAAGCGGCCACATCTGCGGCGGTGCGCTAATCGCGCCCAGAAAGGTCCTGACCGCAGCCCACTGCCTGTACAA CAATCAgagaaagcgctttcggcgGGCCAGTGAGTTCGTCGTGGTGCTGGGCACGCTGAACCGCTTTGAGCAACGCAACGGCACCATCGTGTCCCAGGTGAGCTCCATGGCCTACATGCACACCTTCAGCCCGGACAGCATGCGCGACGACGTCGGGATCCTCTTCCTGCGCACCGGGCTGCCGATGTCTTCCGCCGGCGTCCACCTGACTGTGGCCCCCATCCAGCTGGCGGGGCAGGTCACGCCCCCCGGGAAGCTGTGCCAGGTGGCCGGCTGGGGTCGCACCGAGCAG AGTTCCCTGTCCAACATCCTGCTGACGGCCAACGTGAGCACCATTCGGCACCAGACCTGCCGCATGATCTACAGGTCCGGCCTGCTGCCCGGGATGATGTGCGCTGGACGTTTGCAGGGCGGCACCGACTCCTGCCAAGGCGACTCCGGCGGTCCGCTGGTGCACGAGGGCCGTCTGGTGGGTGTGGTCTCCTGGGGCTACGGATGCGCGGAGCCGGGACTGCCGGGTGTCTACGTGGACGTGGAGTACTACCGCCAGTGGATAGAGGGACGCAGCGCGGCTCCCTACTCCAGGGTGGCTCCCGGACTGCTCCTGCCCCTGCTGATGTGGTACTCGGTGTCCTGGCTATGA
- the LOC6523927 gene encoding uncharacterized protein LOC6523927 isoform X1: protein MAMDNANSTFDKSEFDWDAINVGDYQLDHSQNFFAARANKENNRGLSNVNPLQLCPTPQKICREQRDGDFGGKLVCAEDLIKESPKYVIEAPKDAPTIESKLEPQDMPKVEPKAELPVEYDPEPQDDAKPIVPLNWGTNGDDDEKHMTEADQHLIHQDARHPAVGGKLRLEWSPLSHRELEGAGASAASATTTAPKAYQFKDVYESKRQQLMRRRSEEESKARQFHSRPMPNFRAMHKRMGELAVIHKITIPRTPETLKHSQMNAERRREDDQARLHAVGTRSKPFHLRSEQRVRDRREFDAAVQASLEQKKKEQDEQRKRCEQEEIKELRKMTAFKARPNPFK, encoded by the exons ATGGCCATGGACAACGCGAACTCAACTTTTGACAAGTCGGAGTTCGACTGGGACGCCATCAACGTGGGTGACTACCAGTTGGATCACTCCCAGAACTTTTTCG CAGCACGCGCCAACAAGGAGAACAACAGGGGCCTCAGCAATGTAAACCCCCTCCAGCTATGCCCCACGCCGCAGAAGATCTGCCGGGAACAGCGCGATGGTGACTTCGGTGGCAAGCTGGTTTGTGCTGAGGATCTCATAAAGGAGTCCCCTAAATACGTAATAGAAGCGCCCAAAGATGCGCCCACAATCGAATCCAAATTGGAGCCCCAAGATATGCCAAAAGTCGAGCCCAAAGCAGAGCTCCCAGTTGAGTACGACCCAGAGCCACAGGATGACGCCAAACCAATTGTTCCGCTCAACTGGGGCACGAATGGGGACGATGATGAGAAGCACATGACGGAGGCCGACCAGCACTTGATCCACCAGGATGCCCGTCATCCAGCCGTCGGGGGCAAGCTGCGTCTAGAGTGGTCGCCCCTAAGCCACCGCGAGCTCGAGGGAGCCGGCGCCTCTGCCGCATCCGCCACAACTACCGCCCCCAAGGCATACCAATTCAAGGACGTGTATGAGAGCAAGCGGCAGCAGTTGATGCGCAGGCGCAGCGAGGAGGAAAGCAAGGCGCGCCAGTTCCACAGCCGACCCATGCCCAACTTCAGGGCCATGCACAAGCGCATGGGCGAGCTGGCGGTCATCCACAAAATCACAATTCCACGGACGCCCGAGACGCTTAAGCACAGCCAGATGAACGCGGAGCGGCGTCGCGAGGACGACCAGGCGCGACTGCACGCAGTCGGCACCCGATCCAAACCATTCCATCTGCGCAGCGAGCAGCGCGTGCGCGACCGGCGCGAGTTCGACGCCGCCGTGCAGGCCAGCctggagcagaagaagaaggag
- the LOC6523923 gene encoding protein sym1 isoform X1, translating to MAGPLLWQNFKVLVTRYPIMRGMISYSLIWPTGSLIQQTVEGRRWGESANFRAASSSAHLHFHPTGTYDWWRVFRFSMYGGLFVAPTLYGWVKVSDRLPLACPFRSNPNALQISSAMWPQTSLRTGVIKAAVETISYTPGAMTCFYFIMSLLESKTVEEAVAEVGKKFLPTYKVALSVWPLVATINFTLIPERNRVPFISACSLCWTCFLAYMKHLEHHEVDGAI from the coding sequence ATGGCGGGCCCACTCTTGTGGCAAAACTTCAAGGTGCTCGTCACCCGGTACCCGATAATGCGCGGCATGATATCGTACAGCCTGATCTGGCCCACGGGCAGCCTCATCCAGCAAACAGTTGAGGGAAGGCGCTGGGGTGAGTCGGCAAACTTTCGAGCAGCTAGCTCTTCTGCTCATCTTCATTTTCATCCTACAGGCACCTACGACTGGTGGCGCGTGTTCCGGTTCAGCATGTACGGTGGCCTGTTCGTTGCTCCTACACTATACGGATGGGTCAAGGTTAGTGACCGCTTACCGCTTGCATGCCCGTTTCGATCCAATCCCAATGCTCTGCAGATTTCCAGCGCCATGTGGCCGCAGACATCGTTGAGGACGGGGGTCATCAAGGCGGCGGTGGAGACGATCTCGTACACCCCCGGCGCGATGACCTGCTTCTACTTTATCATGAGCCTCCTGGAGTCCAAGACGGTGGAGGAGGCGGTCGCCGAGGTCGGCAAGAAGTTCCTGCCCACGTACAAGGTGGCTCTATCCGTGTGGCCACTGGTGGCCACCATCAACTTTACTCTGATCCCCGAGCGCAACCGGGTGCCTTTCATCAGCGCGTGCAGCCTGTGCTGGACCTGCTTCCTGGCCTACATGAAGCACCTGGAGCACCACGAGGTGGACGGGGCCATTTGA
- the LOC6523921 gene encoding PXMP2/4 family protein 4, which yields MVPPAVKLLQSSLAQWRRGSKLHPIAKGALTYAVMWPTGSLIQQAMEGRKLREYDWARALRFSLFGALYVAPSLYGWVRLTSAMWPQTNLRSGIIKAITEQLSYGPFACVSFFMGMSLLELKTFSQAVEETKEKALPTYKVGVCIWPILQTINFSLVPEHNRVVFVSICSLMWTIFLAYMKTSHEEQSDSAGLPCT from the exons ATGGTGCCTCCGGCCGTAAAGCTATTGCAGTCCTCGCTGGCCCAGTGGCGACGAGGAAGCAAGCTGCATCCCATTGCCAAGGGCGCGCTCACGTACGCGGTCATGTGGCCCACGGGCAGCCTGATTCAGCAAGCGATGGAGGGACGCAAGCTGC GCGAGTACGACTGGGCCAGGGCGCTCCGTTTCAGCTTGTTTGGAGCTCTGTACGTGGCGCCCAGTCTGTACGGCTGGGTTCGGCTCACCAGCGCCATGTGGCCGCAGACCAATCTGCGCTCGGGCATCATTAAG GCCATCACGGAGCAGCTTTCCTACGGACCCTTCGCTTGCGTAAGCTTCTTCATGGGAATGAGCTTGCTGGAGCTGAAGACCTTTAGTCAGGCCGTGGAAGAGACGAAGGAGAAGGCGCTGCCCACGTACAAG GTCGGCGTATGCATCTGGCCCATCCTGCAGACCATAAACTTCTCGCTGGTGCCGGAGCACAACCGTGTGGTGTTCGTAAGCATTTGCAGCCTGATGTGGACAATTTTCCTGGCGTACATGAAGACGAGCCACGAGGAGCAGTCGGATTCCGCGGGTCTGCCTTGTACATAG